cacagctcaaacaactggaaggatcgggctgaaatgtggcatacagatagctattatgacgctaagacagaagttttgaaaatttaacccctaagggggtgtagtaggggtttgaaatttgtgtagtccacgcagacgaagtcgcgagcataaggcagtgggtctgattgcagccaagtgctagtttataaatttataaaatactgaTCAACAGCTACTACATTTTTCTAGACCAAAAAACTGGCGACAGCGCTAGATTGGATTTTGAAATAAGTCTTGCTACTTTTTAGATCGTTTCTTGAATTAATttctagaaaaatatttttcgtaattgaataattatttttgtaaatattcttacaatttttttttcttttggctgaatgattaattaaatatttgataagttgttaaaattttatttgtagaatttattttagtctccaattaaatatacttacagtaAGAGTTTTTGACTTACATGATCACTTAATACTTGTCCAAGAAggcaattattaaatatttcgaTGACTAGCGACATAAACATAAGAAAGTAACGTATCCTTTTGTATGTGACATCTATGACCTGTAAAATttgcataattttattacaCCAATAAATATTAGACTACTATTTATCTTTATATATAAgaggaaatatataaaaggcctGACTgactctaagggggtaaaatagacgtttgaaatttgtgttgtccacgaaaattgaattataaaataattatagtttcAGATAAGCTTAAATCGCCAAAAATAAACAAGTGACTGGTAATGAAAATAGATaagataattatttaagtaacaGAAAGGCTTAAACCAAAGTTATTAAGATTCAACAAGAACAATgacattttaaaatgaataaataaaatcactGTACCGTAAACGTGAAAGCTGTTAAACAAATGAATATAGCTCCCAGGGAATAGTTGAGAAGCATTGCGTCACCCAAAACTTTGTCGAGTTTAGATGATGTTCTGAAAAAGTTAACGACTACGGTTATTACTACTGCACAATGAAATTctccataaattattataataataatcaactaCTCACTTGGCTAAGAAGTTATGTTTTACTATAATGACTTTTAATTTCCTTACAACAGTCCGGTGAATCTCGCTAACATTATGTCCTTTTCGCATTTCTTCCACGTCGTGAGGACTCAGAATTTCTTCTAAGCAGTTCCCGAGTATTTTTAACTCCATACAAATAAATCCCACATACGATACATGTATTACATCTGCGATTGTAAATACAGCTATAACGGTAGCTGTCATGAAACTTTCCCAAAGATACGCAGCAGCGTACCATTGTACTTTATCGAAAGGGTACCATGCGTCATAAGGATATAAATACTCATCAGATACACCGTGCACTTTGTTTTTATACACCATGAGTAAGTACGGAAAAGAGTCGACTGTTATAGCTAAAGGCATAGTATAGTAAACCAAGAAACGATTGATCACCATGACCATCCATTTGTAGGTCTTGATAATTTTCTGGTGTTCTTTAGATTTGGTTGCTACTATATTCCAGAAATCATCTTGAAAATGATAGAATGTTTCTTCATAGAACTCTTTATACGCGTGAatttttgtgtattttatgTAAGCCATCACAATTACACCCAGATTGGGAGCTACGTTGATTATTTCAATCCAAACCTTACTGCCTTCaataa
The nucleotide sequence above comes from Maniola hyperantus chromosome 8, iAphHyp1.2, whole genome shotgun sequence. Encoded proteins:
- the LOC117984569 gene encoding odorant receptor 67a-like isoform X3; this encodes MTFVSYTTTILYRDVIHVSYVGFICMELKILGNCLEEILSPHDVEEMRKGHNVSEIHRTVVRKLKVIIVKHNFLAKTSSKLDKVLGDAMLLNYSLGAIFICLTAFTFTVIDVTYKRIRYFLMFMSLVIEIFNNCLLGQVLSDHSKSLTEAIYFSDWPNASPETKKLMLMFMVRAQKPFQLTGNGYIVMNMNSYSSICSTSYQLYNLLRTIYQ
- the LOC117984569 gene encoding odorant receptor 4-like isoform X1, with protein sequence MQSFYRHIVIDHSFCEPLNGSMSNNILKNEITLEMAFLQSIASKIFLCPFIGRTKFQMIGYYSICVLILCTIMQLFLTLFIEGSKVWIEIINVAPNLGVIVMAYIKYTKIHAYKEFYEETFYHFQDDFWNIVATKSKEHQKIIKTYKWMVMVINRFLVYYTMPLAITVDSFPYLLMVYKNKVHGVSDEYLYPYDAWYPFDKVQWYAAAYLWESFMTATVIAVFTIADVIHVSYVGFICMELKILGNCLEEILSPHDVEEMRKGHNVSEIHRTVVRKLKVIIVKHNFLAKTSSKLDKVLGDAMLLNYSLGAIFICLTAFTFTVIDVTYKRIRYFLMFMSLVIEIFNNCLLGQVLSDHSKSLTEAIYFSDWPNASPETKKLMLMFMVRAQKPFQLTGNGYIVMNMNSYSSICSTSYQLYNLLRTIYQ
- the LOC117984569 gene encoding uncharacterized protein isoform X2, which encodes MQSFYRHIVIDHSFCEPLNGSMSNNILKNEITLEMAFLQSIASKIFLCPFIGRTKFQMIGYYSICVLILCTIMQLFLTLFIEGSKVWIEIINVAPNLGVIVMAYIKYTKIHAYKEFYEETFYHFQDDFWNIVATKSKEHQKIIKTYKWMVMVINRFLVYYTMPLAITVDSFPYLLMVYKNKVHGVSDEYLYPYDAWYPFDKVQWYAAAYLWESFMTATVIAVFTIADVIHVSYVGFICMELKILGNCLEEILSPHDVEEMRKGHNVSEIHRTVVRKLKVIIVKHNFLAKTSSKLDKVLGDAMLLNYSLGAIFICLTAFTFTVQCHIQKDTLLSYVYVASHRNI